The following proteins are co-located in the Bordetella bronchialis genome:
- a CDS encoding GntR family transcriptional regulator translates to MSPVKAGAKAGGVASAAKPPALQPIDRETLWDRAYAALREALLTGRYEPGHRILLRDVAAELGISLTPVRDAVNHLVAERILRRGTGGQGGGAVVPEVDAAQLRQLLIMRAELEGRAAFEAAAHATPDDVAMLRGLLADMKRLIDVDGHQGYLDVHRRFHFHIYALSGMEIIEDAIETLWLRCGPVLNLVLPEYVPYLKRMDYHAEAVEALARNDAEATARAIRCDILEAGRYIQALLERGRA, encoded by the coding sequence ATGTCTCCAGTGAAAGCCGGCGCGAAGGCAGGCGGCGTGGCCAGCGCGGCCAAGCCCCCCGCCTTGCAGCCCATAGACCGCGAAACGCTATGGGACCGCGCCTACGCGGCCCTGCGGGAAGCCTTGCTGACGGGGCGCTACGAGCCCGGGCACCGCATCCTGCTGCGCGACGTGGCGGCGGAACTGGGCATCAGCCTGACGCCGGTGCGTGACGCGGTGAACCACCTGGTGGCCGAGCGCATCCTGCGCCGCGGCACCGGCGGGCAAGGCGGCGGCGCGGTCGTTCCGGAGGTGGATGCGGCGCAGCTGCGGCAACTGCTGATCATGCGCGCCGAGCTCGAAGGACGCGCGGCGTTCGAGGCGGCGGCCCACGCGACACCGGACGACGTCGCGATGCTGCGCGGCCTGCTGGCCGACATGAAGCGCCTGATCGATGTGGACGGACACCAGGGCTACCTGGACGTCCATCGCCGCTTCCATTTCCACATCTATGCCCTGAGCGGCATGGAGATCATCGAAGACGCGATCGAAACGCTGTGGCTGCGCTGCGGGCCCGTGCTGAACCTGGTGCTGCCCGAGTACGTGCCCTACCTGAAGCGCATGGACTATCACGCCGAAGCGGTGGAAGCGCTGGCGCGCAACGACGCCGAGGCCACCGCGCGCGCCATCCGCTGCGACATCCTGGAAGCCGGCCGCTACATCCAGGCGCTGTTGGAGCGCGGCCGGGCCTGA
- a CDS encoding tripartite tricarboxylate transporter substrate binding protein, which yields MSLLSRLAGALACACAIGNATAAPDNFPDRSIRFIIPWNAGGSNDIAARELQQIIAEQQKITVVVENAPGATGAIGMGKVAAAPPDGYMVGMGTSSTLAQIAQNLTPLRNEQFAHIARVSTDPLMLLVPKDGPADLEQFLAHMKQNPGKVSIGTPGTNNLNHIFAEMTARAAGVSYVNVPYPGGSRVIADLAGKQIQAAVLKPSESKGQIDAGYVRPIGVFGNERLQVYPDVPTFKEKGYDVYPYGPLVQMAYIVAPAGVSPEVRQRLIDIFSKAIQSEKFKTFAQQNGFLVDDMKGQDLDNEVKNVQATLNNVAAKVFKQ from the coding sequence ATGTCCTTGCTATCCCGACTGGCAGGCGCCCTGGCGTGCGCCTGCGCCATTGGCAACGCCACCGCCGCGCCCGACAATTTCCCCGACCGCAGCATCCGTTTCATCATTCCCTGGAATGCGGGCGGCTCCAACGACATCGCGGCGCGCGAACTGCAGCAGATCATCGCCGAACAGCAAAAGATCACCGTCGTCGTGGAAAACGCGCCGGGCGCCACCGGCGCCATCGGCATGGGCAAGGTCGCCGCCGCGCCTCCCGACGGCTATATGGTCGGGATGGGCACCAGCTCCACGCTGGCGCAGATCGCGCAAAACCTGACCCCGCTGCGCAATGAACAGTTCGCCCATATCGCCCGCGTGTCCACCGACCCGCTGATGCTGCTGGTGCCCAAGGACGGCCCGGCCGACCTGGAGCAGTTCCTTGCCCACATGAAGCAGAACCCGGGCAAGGTCTCCATCGGCACGCCCGGCACCAACAACCTGAACCACATCTTTGCCGAGATGACCGCGCGGGCGGCGGGCGTCAGCTATGTCAACGTCCCCTACCCCGGCGGCTCGCGCGTCATCGCCGACCTGGCGGGCAAGCAGATCCAGGCCGCCGTGCTCAAGCCTTCCGAAAGCAAGGGCCAGATCGATGCCGGCTATGTGCGGCCGATCGGTGTCTTCGGCAACGAGCGGCTGCAGGTCTATCCCGACGTGCCGACCTTCAAGGAGAAAGGCTACGACGTCTATCCCTATGGGCCACTGGTGCAGATGGCCTACATCGTTGCCCCGGCCGGCGTGTCGCCGGAGGTGCGCCAGCGCCTGATCGACATCTTTTCCAAGGCCATCCAGAGCGAGAAGTTCAAGACCTTCGCGCAGCAGAACGGCTTCCTGGTCGACGACATGAAGGGCCAGGATCTGGACAACGAAGTCAAGAACGTCCAGGCGACGCTGAACAACGTGGCCGCCAAGGTCTTCAAGCAATGA
- a CDS encoding mandelate racemase/muconate lactonizing enzyme family protein, with product MSTIKKVTCHVVSAPVERPFTSSRGWLYKTRGSCIVEIETADGVVGWGECYGPAQVARAYIESQYGPRIVGRDAFDVEVIWEDLYNRIKDYGNTGMAISALSGIDIALWDIIGKVCGKPVHKLIGGAYRTEVQSYATGLYFIDMDRLIEEAVEEAREYVHQGFRAIKMKIGLGSPKLDIQRVAAVREAVGDDVRLMVDANHCFTVPAAIRLGRELEKLDIEWFEEPISPEDLDGYVEVTRALDMAVAGGENEFTRWGFRDIVARKAMDIVQPDVCAAGGISECRKIAALALAHGVECVPHAWGSAIGLAATLHFLAALPDQPPSFRPMPPLLEFEQCENPFRDLLTVEPIEQRRGVVRIPTGPGLGIDIKRDVLDRYRVA from the coding sequence ATGAGCACAATCAAGAAAGTCACCTGCCATGTCGTCTCCGCGCCGGTCGAGCGGCCCTTTACTTCCTCGCGCGGCTGGCTGTACAAGACGCGCGGCTCCTGCATCGTGGAGATCGAAACGGCCGACGGCGTGGTGGGCTGGGGCGAATGCTACGGCCCGGCCCAGGTGGCGCGTGCGTATATCGAGTCGCAGTACGGCCCCCGCATCGTCGGCCGCGACGCATTCGACGTGGAAGTGATCTGGGAGGACCTGTACAACCGCATCAAGGACTACGGCAATACGGGCATGGCGATATCGGCCCTGAGCGGCATCGATATCGCGCTGTGGGACATCATCGGCAAGGTCTGCGGCAAGCCCGTGCACAAGCTGATCGGCGGCGCGTACCGCACCGAAGTGCAATCCTATGCCACGGGTCTTTACTTCATCGACATGGACCGCCTGATCGAGGAAGCCGTGGAAGAGGCGCGCGAATACGTGCACCAGGGCTTCCGCGCGATCAAGATGAAGATCGGCCTGGGCTCGCCCAAGCTGGATATCCAGCGCGTCGCCGCCGTGCGGGAGGCCGTGGGCGATGACGTCCGCCTGATGGTGGACGCCAACCATTGCTTTACCGTGCCCGCCGCCATACGACTGGGACGCGAACTGGAAAAGCTGGACATCGAGTGGTTCGAGGAGCCGATCTCGCCGGAGGACCTCGACGGCTATGTGGAAGTCACGCGCGCCCTGGACATGGCCGTGGCCGGCGGCGAGAACGAGTTCACGCGCTGGGGTTTTCGCGACATCGTCGCGCGCAAGGCCATGGACATCGTGCAGCCGGATGTCTGCGCGGCGGGCGGGATCAGCGAATGCCGCAAGATCGCCGCGCTGGCCCTGGCGCACGGCGTGGAGTGCGTGCCGCATGCCTGGGGCTCGGCGATCGGCCTGGCGGCCACGCTGCACTTCCTGGCCGCCCTGCCCGACCAGCCGCCCAGCTTCCGGCCCATGCCGCCGCTGCTGGAGTTCGAACAGTGCGAAAACCCCTTCCGCGACCTGCTGACCGTGGAGCCCATCGAACAGCGCCGCGGCGTGGTGCGGATTCCCACCGGCCCCGGCCTGGGCATCGACATCAAGCGCGATGTCCTGGACCGCTATCGCGTTGCCTGA
- a CDS encoding fumarylacetoacetate hydrolase family protein, with protein sequence MRFVSFYRGDGRVVPGFIDDSRPGEACVVDVTSPANGGWAAALPADLLSWVEMDLGALAARLRDHAFPDAARLPLAGTRLAAPLPRPGKIVGAAFNYRDALKERDMAPPASPVIFIKSGRTVIGPDDPVRLAADVGNVTYEAELAVVIGRTALRIDAAQAPAHIAGYLTLNDVSASDMVRADKAFVRGKNQPTFCPCGPWIATPDEVPAPQALDVSLRLDGTLRQSGNTSDLVFGIAELIAYASTQMPLDPGDIIATGTPAGVAISHQPAAWLRPGSTMVAEVQGLGALRNPIVASLS encoded by the coding sequence ATGCGATTCGTATCGTTCTATCGCGGCGATGGCCGTGTGGTGCCCGGCTTCATCGACGATAGCCGGCCGGGCGAGGCCTGCGTCGTCGATGTGACATCGCCCGCCAACGGTGGATGGGCGGCAGCCTTGCCGGCCGATCTGTTGTCCTGGGTGGAGATGGACCTGGGCGCGCTGGCCGCGCGGCTGCGGGACCATGCGTTTCCCGATGCCGCCCGGCTGCCGCTGGCCGGCACGCGGCTGGCCGCGCCCCTGCCCCGCCCGGGCAAGATTGTCGGGGCGGCCTTCAACTATCGCGACGCCCTGAAGGAGCGCGACATGGCGCCGCCGGCATCGCCGGTGATCTTCATCAAGTCCGGCCGCACGGTCATCGGGCCGGACGATCCGGTGCGCCTGGCCGCCGACGTGGGCAATGTGACCTACGAGGCCGAACTGGCCGTGGTAATCGGGCGCACGGCGCTGCGCATCGACGCGGCCCAGGCGCCGGCCCACATCGCCGGTTACCTGACGCTGAACGACGTGAGCGCCAGCGATATGGTGCGCGCCGACAAGGCCTTCGTGCGCGGCAAGAACCAGCCCACCTTCTGCCCCTGCGGCCCGTGGATCGCCACGCCGGACGAAGTGCCCGCGCCGCAGGCGCTGGACGTCAGCCTGCGCCTGGACGGCACGCTGCGGCAATCCGGCAATACCTCGGACCTGGTGTTCGGCATCGCCGAGCTGATCGCCTACGCGTCCACGCAGATGCCGCTGGATCCGGGCGATATCATTGCCACCGGCACGCCGGCCGGCGTGGCCATATCCCACCAACCCGCGGCGTGGCTGCGGCCCGGCTCGACGATGGTCGCCGAAGTCCAGGGCCTGGGCGCGCTGCGCAACCCCATCGTGGCGAGCCTATCCTGA
- a CDS encoding NAD(P)-dependent oxidoreductase: MTAQPIVVLTSAIHPDEHTRLARHASVRVPADARPETLKAAMADADGLIVRNPLPADIFDHAPRLKGVVRHGVGLDMIPMEAANRHGITVANIPGANTASVVEYCLAAMLHLRRRLPAVDAMLREQGWGPARAYGEGGGELAGATCGIVGVGAIGSRLAAVARVLDMRVLGLTRRPESLPDGVRAVDKATLMRESDVIVLACPLNEQTRGLIDAAALALARPDALLINVSRGPVVDTAALLSALREGRLGGAALDVHDVQPLPKDAAVLRQSGMLLTPHMAGSTTASMRRMSQGAVDEMLRILRGEPPVNWVNRDAARRA; this comes from the coding sequence ATGACTGCCCAACCCATCGTGGTGCTGACCAGCGCCATCCATCCCGACGAACACACGCGCCTGGCCCGGCACGCATCGGTGCGCGTACCGGCCGACGCCAGACCCGAGACCCTGAAGGCCGCCATGGCGGACGCCGACGGACTCATCGTGCGCAACCCCCTGCCGGCCGATATCTTCGACCATGCGCCGCGCCTGAAGGGGGTCGTGCGCCATGGCGTCGGGCTGGACATGATTCCCATGGAGGCGGCCAACCGGCATGGCATTACCGTGGCCAACATCCCGGGCGCCAATACCGCATCCGTGGTCGAGTACTGCCTGGCGGCCATGCTGCACCTGCGGCGGCGCCTGCCGGCCGTGGACGCCATGCTGCGCGAGCAAGGCTGGGGGCCGGCGCGCGCCTACGGCGAAGGCGGCGGCGAACTCGCGGGCGCCACCTGCGGCATCGTCGGCGTGGGCGCCATCGGCAGCCGGCTGGCCGCGGTGGCGCGCGTACTGGACATGCGGGTCCTGGGCCTGACGCGCCGTCCGGAAAGCCTGCCCGACGGCGTGCGCGCGGTGGACAAGGCGACGCTGATGCGCGAGTCCGATGTGATCGTGCTGGCCTGCCCGCTCAATGAGCAGACGCGCGGCCTAATCGATGCGGCGGCCCTGGCGCTTGCCAGGCCGGACGCCCTGCTCATCAATGTCTCGCGCGGTCCGGTGGTCGATACGGCGGCCCTGCTGTCCGCGCTGCGCGAGGGACGGCTGGGAGGCGCCGCGCTGGACGTCCACGACGTGCAGCCGCTGCCCAAGGACGCCGCGGTGCTGCGGCAGTCCGGGATGCTGCTGACGCCGCACATGGCCGGCAGCACCACCGCCAGCATGCGCCGCATGAGCCAGGGCGCGGTGGACGAGATGCTGCGCATCCTGCGCGGCGAACCGCCCGTGAACTGGGTCAACCGCGACGCCGCGCGGCGCGCGTGA
- a CDS encoding mandelate racemase/muconate lactonizing enzyme family protein, protein MRITDLKAVPISFPVPENKSVRLGIGRSVKRDAVLVRVETDEGVIGWGEAHHGRCPGAIAKLVDTTVRELVLGMDPRDVSGVTARVLKMQFASHGMGAAAALALSGLDLALWDIRCQLTGWPLYRLLGGSPRPIKAYAGGIALGWQPPESLAQEALGLVEQGYRALKLRVGDTPARDIARVRAVRAAVGEDIDILVDANTNYRIEDVRRVMPAYEECQVVWLEEPFPAHDHHAYATAARLGRVPLAAGENHYTRYEFGPLLESGSVGYVQPDLSKVGGVTEAMRVAAMAGALKLSVNPHTSATAINMATSIHYLCAVDNPGYFEADVTALNPFRDEMMDLAPYTLDKDGCVHPHEGVGIGLRIDAAFLAAHPLIEGPCYV, encoded by the coding sequence ATGCGTATCACCGATCTGAAGGCCGTGCCCATTTCCTTTCCCGTGCCGGAGAACAAGTCCGTGCGCCTGGGCATCGGCCGCAGCGTCAAGCGCGATGCCGTGCTGGTGCGCGTGGAGACGGACGAAGGCGTGATCGGCTGGGGAGAGGCCCATCACGGCCGCTGCCCGGGCGCCATCGCGAAGCTGGTCGATACCACCGTGCGGGAGCTGGTCCTGGGCATGGACCCGCGCGACGTCAGCGGCGTCACGGCGCGCGTACTGAAGATGCAGTTCGCCAGCCACGGCATGGGTGCGGCGGCCGCGCTGGCCCTGAGCGGGCTGGACCTGGCGCTATGGGACATCCGTTGCCAGCTTACCGGCTGGCCGCTGTACCGCCTGCTCGGGGGCTCGCCCCGGCCCATCAAGGCCTATGCCGGCGGCATCGCCCTGGGCTGGCAGCCGCCCGAAAGCCTGGCGCAGGAAGCCCTGGGCCTGGTGGAACAGGGCTATCGCGCGCTGAAGCTGCGGGTGGGCGACACGCCGGCGCGCGACATCGCCCGCGTGCGCGCAGTGCGCGCCGCCGTCGGCGAGGACATCGACATCCTGGTCGACGCCAACACCAATTACCGCATCGAAGACGTCCGGCGCGTCATGCCGGCCTACGAGGAATGCCAGGTCGTGTGGCTGGAAGAACCCTTCCCCGCCCACGATCACCATGCCTACGCCACCGCCGCCCGGCTGGGCCGGGTGCCGCTGGCCGCCGGCGAAAACCACTACACGCGCTACGAATTCGGCCCCCTGCTGGAATCCGGCAGCGTGGGCTACGTGCAGCCCGACCTGTCCAAGGTGGGCGGCGTCACCGAGGCCATGCGCGTGGCCGCCATGGCGGGCGCGCTGAAGCTGTCCGTGAACCCGCATACCTCGGCGACGGCGATCAATATGGCGACCTCCATCCACTACCTGTGCGCCGTCGACAACCCGGGATATTTCGAAGCGGACGTGACCGCGCTGAATCCCTTCCGCGACGAAATGATGGACCTGGCGCCGTACACGCTGGACAAGGACGGCTGCGTGCATCCGCACGAAGGCGTGGGCATCGGCCTGCGCATCGACGCGGCCTTCCTGGCCGCGCATCCCTTGATCGAAGGCCCCTGCTACGTCTGA
- a CDS encoding TetR/AcrR family transcriptional regulator, whose protein sequence is MRKKTGGAETAPYHHGDLRSALIAQARRELEEVGVHDMSLRQLAKAVGVSEAAPSRHFDGKMGLLAAIAASGFQDLIALRRQALAGIDGRLARAYEMMRIYVRFAQDHKGLFDLMIGPRILRKGDYPELAEATNVSFELFAAAVRDYAGEHGWTAPDMPLVTHAAWSVEHGLATLIIGDRLDSEDRPVDVAQVIHFSMSLLLSGIAAGPAHARGIMAELAGVRPPARRKASRARKGAATRQT, encoded by the coding sequence GTGAGGAAGAAGACCGGCGGCGCGGAGACGGCGCCCTACCATCATGGCGACCTGCGCAGCGCCTTGATCGCGCAGGCGCGGCGCGAACTGGAAGAGGTCGGCGTGCACGACATGAGCCTGCGCCAGCTGGCCAAGGCCGTGGGGGTGTCCGAGGCCGCGCCGTCGCGGCATTTCGACGGCAAGATGGGCTTGCTGGCCGCGATAGCCGCCAGCGGCTTCCAGGACCTGATCGCGCTGCGCCGCCAGGCCCTGGCCGGCATCGACGGCAGGCTGGCGCGCGCCTACGAGATGATGCGCATCTACGTGCGCTTCGCGCAGGACCACAAGGGGCTGTTCGACCTGATGATAGGCCCGCGCATCCTGCGCAAGGGCGATTATCCCGAACTGGCCGAAGCCACCAACGTGTCCTTCGAGCTATTCGCCGCGGCGGTGCGCGACTACGCGGGCGAGCACGGCTGGACCGCGCCGGATATGCCGCTGGTCACGCATGCGGCCTGGTCGGTGGAGCATGGCCTGGCCACCCTCATCATCGGCGACCGCCTGGATTCCGAGGACCGTCCCGTCGACGTGGCGCAGGTCATCCACTTCTCGATGTCGCTGCTGCTGAGCGGGATCGCCGCGGGCCCCGCGCATGCGCGCGGCATCATGGCGGAGCTTGCGGGCGTGCGGCCGCCCGCGCGGCGGAAGGCGAGCCGCGCCCGCAAGGGCGCGGCAACGCGTCAGACGTAG
- a CDS encoding enoyl-CoA hydratase/isomerase family protein — protein MEEIVLKEVRGNVAVLTMNYRPYNLSGPTLSGALMRQLREAVDQGQRAVLLRSGLRHFSAGADVDLFDERIEREGRARLDPIEVLGAFETLPIPIVAAVHGVCLGGGLELALACDYIVAAQSAKIGSVEVALGLHPLMGGIQRQVQRIGMARAKEMSMLGRRYDAATLERWGLINLVVPDEELDAASLAIAQELANGPTVAHAATKRLALTAANEGVEAADRAMFETQKAIWASRDLKEGLKSFRANGPGLAVFEGK, from the coding sequence ATGGAAGAGATCGTCCTGAAGGAAGTGCGCGGCAACGTCGCCGTGCTGACCATGAACTACCGGCCGTACAACCTGTCCGGTCCCACCCTGAGCGGCGCGCTGATGCGCCAGCTGCGCGAAGCGGTGGACCAGGGCCAGCGCGCCGTGCTGCTGCGCAGCGGCCTGCGGCATTTTTCCGCTGGCGCGGACGTCGATCTGTTCGACGAACGCATCGAGCGCGAGGGCCGCGCCCGCCTGGATCCCATCGAAGTCCTGGGCGCGTTCGAGACGCTGCCCATTCCCATCGTCGCCGCCGTGCACGGCGTCTGCCTGGGCGGCGGCCTGGAGCTTGCCCTGGCCTGCGACTACATCGTGGCCGCGCAGTCGGCCAAGATCGGCTCGGTGGAGGTGGCCCTGGGCCTGCATCCGCTGATGGGCGGCATCCAGCGCCAGGTCCAGCGTATCGGCATGGCGCGCGCCAAGGAAATGTCCATGCTGGGACGCCGCTACGATGCCGCCACGCTGGAACGCTGGGGCCTGATCAACCTGGTCGTGCCGGACGAGGAACTGGACGCGGCGTCGCTGGCGATCGCGCAGGAATTGGCCAACGGGCCGACCGTGGCCCACGCCGCGACCAAGCGCCTGGCCCTGACCGCGGCCAACGAAGGCGTGGAGGCCGCCGACCGCGCGATGTTCGAGACACAGAAAGCCATCTGGGCATCGCGGGACCTGAAGGAAGGCCTGAAGTCCTTCCGCGCCAATGGCCCCGGGCTGGCCGTCTTCGAGGGGAAATGA
- a CDS encoding CaiB/BaiF CoA transferase family protein: MSGPLSGLKVVDFSRVLAGPLCARTLADLGADVIKIEPPRPDVSRGAVPSAAGMSGYYAQQNVGKRNISVDLNVPGAAELVARLCDQADIVVENFRAGTLKYFGLDYATLSRRNPRLIYVSITGYGQGGPWASRMAYAPTVQAESGFTHHSLRHFGANLARPQTDALSHADVYAGLQATIAVLAALAQREKTGRGQYIDVAMAAVILSTNERAHLDIEGVDTGAEPGILGATDGPFFTGPGGERFVAAQSLVGSLTFPNYLRAMRRPDLAQDPRFATAELRKQNYEALHALVQTWILTFRDLGALDAQLDESKIAIGQIRSTRDLCESEWGEYWGAVRTVSDRRGGTYKLHGHPWRFSGGDLCAEPREPAFRGEHNTQVLAELGLSDSQIQEYVRRGMFVADPALQALPATAADAGEPAGSHAPRAAGDVRHAGPDPAAQAA, translated from the coding sequence ATGTCCGGTCCCCTATCCGGCCTGAAGGTCGTCGATTTCTCCCGCGTGCTGGCGGGCCCGCTGTGCGCGCGCACACTGGCCGACCTGGGCGCCGACGTCATCAAGATCGAACCGCCCCGGCCCGATGTTTCGCGGGGCGCCGTGCCGTCCGCCGCGGGCATGTCCGGCTACTATGCCCAGCAGAACGTCGGCAAGCGCAATATCAGCGTGGACCTGAACGTACCGGGCGCCGCCGAGCTGGTCGCGCGGCTGTGCGACCAGGCGGACATCGTCGTGGAGAACTTCCGCGCCGGCACGCTGAAGTACTTCGGCCTGGACTATGCCACGCTGTCCCGGCGCAATCCGCGGCTGATCTATGTGTCCATCACCGGCTACGGCCAGGGTGGCCCCTGGGCCTCGCGCATGGCCTACGCCCCCACCGTGCAGGCCGAGTCCGGCTTCACCCATCATTCCTTGCGCCACTTCGGCGCGAACCTGGCCCGGCCGCAGACCGACGCGCTATCGCATGCGGACGTGTATGCCGGCCTGCAGGCCACCATTGCCGTGCTTGCCGCCCTGGCGCAGCGCGAAAAGACCGGGCGGGGACAATACATCGATGTCGCCATGGCCGCGGTCATTCTCTCTACCAACGAACGCGCGCACCTGGATATCGAGGGTGTCGACACGGGCGCCGAGCCGGGCATCCTGGGCGCCACCGACGGCCCCTTCTTTACCGGGCCCGGCGGCGAGCGTTTCGTGGCGGCGCAGAGCCTGGTGGGCAGCCTGACCTTTCCGAACTATCTGCGCGCCATGCGCCGCCCGGACCTGGCCCAGGATCCGCGGTTCGCCACCGCCGAACTACGCAAGCAGAATTACGAGGCCTTGCACGCCCTGGTGCAGACCTGGATTCTGACCTTCCGCGACCTGGGCGCGCTGGACGCGCAGCTGGATGAATCGAAAATCGCCATCGGGCAAATACGCTCCACCCGCGATCTGTGCGAATCGGAATGGGGCGAATACTGGGGCGCCGTGCGCACCGTTTCCGACCGGCGCGGCGGCACGTATAAGCTGCACGGCCATCCCTGGCGCTTCTCCGGCGGCGACCTGTGCGCCGAGCCGCGCGAGCCGGCCTTCCGCGGCGAACACAATACCCAGGTGCTGGCTGAACTGGGATTGAGCGACAGCCAGATCCAGGAGTACGTACGGCGCGGCATGTTCGTGGCCGATCCGGCGCTGCAGGCCCTGCCGGCAACGGCCGCGGACGCGGGCGAACCGGCGGGCTCGCATGCCCCGCGCGCCGCGGGCGATGTCCGGCATGCGGGACCGGACCCGGCGGCACAGGCCGCATAA
- a CDS encoding Bug family tripartite tricarboxylate transporter substrate binding protein, translated as MNHASPRDAARNRTRAPRAAVAVLASAMALAATVLPGQADAQPPQCSAIRIYVPYAAGGGTDVSARLIGGKLGAELKIPVIIENRPGAKSVIAYQALLRDPADGCAYLYDNSSHSLQAVYKGLPYDSAKDFQPVAMVAIAPNVFVVNPGFPAKTMPEFIAYAKAHPGKVTYASFGVGSTSHLSGEVLNSAAGINMVHVPYRGSAPAVADLMGGSVQAIFLDPLTAKPLMDTGKVRGLAVVGAQRVATSPELPSMGELGIDDLSVPGWWGLFAKAGVPAPIVQDMAGRLQRIAADPEVKEKLAALGTQAYSGSPADFAATIAKDSARWRKVVKERELVLE; from the coding sequence ATGAACCACGCATCCCCACGGGACGCGGCGCGCAACCGGACAAGGGCTCCGCGTGCCGCCGTCGCCGTCCTGGCCTCCGCCATGGCCCTGGCCGCCACGGTGCTGCCAGGCCAGGCCGACGCGCAGCCGCCGCAATGCAGCGCGATCCGCATCTACGTCCCCTACGCCGCCGGCGGCGGGACGGACGTTTCGGCGCGGCTGATCGGCGGCAAGCTGGGCGCCGAGCTGAAGATCCCGGTCATCATCGAAAACCGCCCGGGCGCCAAATCCGTCATCGCGTACCAGGCGCTGCTGCGCGATCCGGCGGACGGCTGCGCCTATCTTTACGACAATTCCTCGCACAGCCTGCAGGCCGTGTACAAAGGCCTGCCGTACGACTCGGCCAAGGACTTCCAGCCGGTGGCCATGGTAGCCATCGCGCCCAATGTCTTCGTCGTCAATCCCGGCTTTCCGGCCAAGACGATGCCGGAGTTCATCGCCTACGCCAAGGCGCATCCCGGCAAGGTGACCTATGCCTCGTTCGGCGTGGGCAGTACCTCGCACCTGAGCGGCGAAGTGCTCAACTCCGCGGCCGGGATCAACATGGTCCACGTGCCCTACCGCGGCTCGGCGCCGGCGGTGGCGGACCTGATGGGCGGTAGCGTGCAGGCGATTTTCCTGGACCCGCTCACGGCCAAGCCCTTGATGGACACCGGCAAGGTGCGCGGGCTGGCGGTGGTCGGCGCGCAGCGCGTGGCGACCTCGCCCGAGCTGCCCTCCATGGGGGAACTGGGCATCGACGACCTGTCCGTGCCCGGATGGTGGGGCCTGTTCGCCAAGGCCGGCGTTCCCGCGCCCATCGTCCAGGACATGGCCGGGCGTTTGCAGCGTATCGCCGCCGATCCCGAGGTCAAGGAGAAACTGGCCGCGCTGGGCACGCAGGCCTATTCCGGCAGCCCGGCGGACTTCGCCGCCACCATCGCCAAGGACTCGGCGCGGTGGCGGAAGGTCGTGAAGGAAAGAGAGCTGGTGCTGGAATAG